The Lycium barbarum isolate Lr01 chromosome 10, ASM1917538v2, whole genome shotgun sequence genome includes a region encoding these proteins:
- the LOC132613864 gene encoding cysteine-rich receptor-like protein kinase 43 isoform X3, which translates to MTKPKNFLGNFLKPFFSSSNRGRNEDDLQNIAAQEQRQFAFDVLVTATKNFHPDTKLGEGGFGPVFKGQLSDGRQIAVKKLSHSSRQGMKEFKNEAKLLARVQHRNVVNLLGYCAHGVEKLIVYEYVANESLDKILFKSAKRDVLNWKQRHDIIIGMARGLLYLHEGSHKCIIHRDIKASNILLDDKWIPKIADFGMARLYPEDQTHVNTRVAGTNSGYMAPEYVMYGHLSVKADVFSFGVVVLELISGQKNSNFNRDPDSRSLIEWAYKLYKKGRSWEITDPAMAQSAIPDEIAMYVQIGLLCTQSDPPLRPTMQQVVVMLSKNPGSLDKEPTRPGYPGSRIRSRRPGGSSHTGGTSAASNPSTFSYTSSGSHTAYRS; encoded by the exons ATGACCAAACCCAAAAATTTTCTTGGAAACTTTTTGAAACCTTTCTTCTCAAGCTCCAACAGAG GGAGAAATGAAGATGACTTGCAGAACATTGCAGCACAAGAACAGAGGCAATTTGCCTTTGACGTTCTTGTTACTGCAACCAAAAATTTCCACCCAGATACCAAGCTTGGTGAAGGTGGATTTGGGCCTGTTTTCAAG GGGCAATTGAGTGATGGAAGGCAAATAGCTGTGAAGAAGCTTTCACATAGTTCAAGGCAAGGGATGAAGGAATTCAAGAATGAAGCAAAGTTGTTGGCACGTGTACAACATAGAAATGTTGTGAATTTGTTAGGGTACTGTGCACATGGTGTAGAGAAGCTAATTGTTTATGAGTATGTTGCTAATGAGAGCCTTGACAAGATCCTTTTCA AATCTGCTAAGCGAGATGTACTCAACTGGAAGCAACGGCATGACATAATTATTGGGATGGCTAGAGGGTTGCTATACCTTCATGAAGGTTCACATAAATGCATTATCCACCGCGACATCAAAGCTAGCAACATCCTACTTGATGACAAATGGATCCCCAAGATTGCTGATTTTGGAATGGCTCGACTCTACCCTGAAGATCAAACACATGTTAACACCCGTGTAGCTGGTACTAA TAGTGGCTATATGGCACCAGAGTATGTTATGTATGGACATCTATCGGTGAAGGCTGACGTATTCAGTTTCGGCGTAGTAGTTCTGGAGCTCATAAGTGGCCAGAAGAATTCTAACTTTAACAGAGATCCTGATTCTCGAAGTCTTATTGAATGG GCATACAAGCTTTACAAGAAGGGTAGGAGCTGGGAGATTACGGACCCCGCAATGGCACAATCAGCTATACCTGATGAGATAGCAATGTACGTACAGATTGGCTTATTATGCACTCAATCCGATCCACCACTACGCCCGACCATGCAGCAGGTAGTGGTGATGCTATCAAAGAATCCCGGTTCTCTTGATAAAGAACCAACACGACCTGGATATCCCGGTTCAAGAATTAGATCTCGCAGACCGGGTGGATCATCTCATACAGGTGGAACCTCTGCTGCATCCAATCCTTCTACATTCAGCTACACATCGTCTGGTAGCCACACG GCTTACAGGTCTTGA
- the LOC132613864 gene encoding cysteine-rich receptor-like protein kinase 43 isoform X1, protein MTKPKNFLGNFLKPFFSSSNRGRNEDDLQNIAAQEQRQFAFDVLVTATKNFHPDTKLGEGGFGPVFKGQLSDGRQIAVKKLSHSSRQGMKEFKNEAKLLARVQHRNVVNLLGYCAHGVEKLIVYEYVANESLDKILFKSAKRDVLNWKQRHDIIIGMARGLLYLHEGSHKCIIHRDIKASNILLDDKWIPKIADFGMARLYPEDQTHVNTRVAGTNSGYMAPEYVMYGHLSVKADVFSFGVVVLELISGQKNSNFNRDPDSRSLIEWAYKLYKKGRSWEITDPAMAQSAIPDEIAMYVQIGLLCTQSDPPLRPTMQQVVVMLSKNPGSLDKEPTRPGYPGSRIRSRRPGGSSHTGGTSAASNPSTFSYTSSGSHTVSATASTSTLSRQRMDPHGKRPMID, encoded by the exons ATGACCAAACCCAAAAATTTTCTTGGAAACTTTTTGAAACCTTTCTTCTCAAGCTCCAACAGAG GGAGAAATGAAGATGACTTGCAGAACATTGCAGCACAAGAACAGAGGCAATTTGCCTTTGACGTTCTTGTTACTGCAACCAAAAATTTCCACCCAGATACCAAGCTTGGTGAAGGTGGATTTGGGCCTGTTTTCAAG GGGCAATTGAGTGATGGAAGGCAAATAGCTGTGAAGAAGCTTTCACATAGTTCAAGGCAAGGGATGAAGGAATTCAAGAATGAAGCAAAGTTGTTGGCACGTGTACAACATAGAAATGTTGTGAATTTGTTAGGGTACTGTGCACATGGTGTAGAGAAGCTAATTGTTTATGAGTATGTTGCTAATGAGAGCCTTGACAAGATCCTTTTCA AATCTGCTAAGCGAGATGTACTCAACTGGAAGCAACGGCATGACATAATTATTGGGATGGCTAGAGGGTTGCTATACCTTCATGAAGGTTCACATAAATGCATTATCCACCGCGACATCAAAGCTAGCAACATCCTACTTGATGACAAATGGATCCCCAAGATTGCTGATTTTGGAATGGCTCGACTCTACCCTGAAGATCAAACACATGTTAACACCCGTGTAGCTGGTACTAA TAGTGGCTATATGGCACCAGAGTATGTTATGTATGGACATCTATCGGTGAAGGCTGACGTATTCAGTTTCGGCGTAGTAGTTCTGGAGCTCATAAGTGGCCAGAAGAATTCTAACTTTAACAGAGATCCTGATTCTCGAAGTCTTATTGAATGG GCATACAAGCTTTACAAGAAGGGTAGGAGCTGGGAGATTACGGACCCCGCAATGGCACAATCAGCTATACCTGATGAGATAGCAATGTACGTACAGATTGGCTTATTATGCACTCAATCCGATCCACCACTACGCCCGACCATGCAGCAGGTAGTGGTGATGCTATCAAAGAATCCCGGTTCTCTTGATAAAGAACCAACACGACCTGGATATCCCGGTTCAAGAATTAGATCTCGCAGACCGGGTGGATCATCTCATACAGGTGGAACCTCTGCTGCATCCAATCCTTCTACATTCAGCTACACATCGTCTGGTAGCCACACGGTTAGTGCAACTGCAAGTACTTCCACACTTTCTAGACAGAGAATGGACCCTCATGGAAAACGTCCTATGATAGATTAG
- the LOC132613864 gene encoding cysteine-rich receptor-like protein kinase 43 isoform X2 — protein MTKPKNFLGNFLKPFFSSSNRGRNEDDLQNIAAQEQRQFAFDVLVTATKNFHPDTKLGEGGFGPVFKGQLSDGRQIAVKKLSHSSRQGMKEFKNEAKLLARVQHRNVVNLLGYCAHGVEKLIVYEYVANESLDKILFKSAKRDVLNWKQRHDIIIGMARGLLYLHEGSHKCIIHRDIKASNILLDDKWIPKIADFGMARLYPEDQTHVNTRVAGTNGYMAPEYVMYGHLSVKADVFSFGVVVLELISGQKNSNFNRDPDSRSLIEWAYKLYKKGRSWEITDPAMAQSAIPDEIAMYVQIGLLCTQSDPPLRPTMQQVVVMLSKNPGSLDKEPTRPGYPGSRIRSRRPGGSSHTGGTSAASNPSTFSYTSSGSHTVSATASTSTLSRQRMDPHGKRPMID, from the exons ATGACCAAACCCAAAAATTTTCTTGGAAACTTTTTGAAACCTTTCTTCTCAAGCTCCAACAGAG GGAGAAATGAAGATGACTTGCAGAACATTGCAGCACAAGAACAGAGGCAATTTGCCTTTGACGTTCTTGTTACTGCAACCAAAAATTTCCACCCAGATACCAAGCTTGGTGAAGGTGGATTTGGGCCTGTTTTCAAG GGGCAATTGAGTGATGGAAGGCAAATAGCTGTGAAGAAGCTTTCACATAGTTCAAGGCAAGGGATGAAGGAATTCAAGAATGAAGCAAAGTTGTTGGCACGTGTACAACATAGAAATGTTGTGAATTTGTTAGGGTACTGTGCACATGGTGTAGAGAAGCTAATTGTTTATGAGTATGTTGCTAATGAGAGCCTTGACAAGATCCTTTTCA AATCTGCTAAGCGAGATGTACTCAACTGGAAGCAACGGCATGACATAATTATTGGGATGGCTAGAGGGTTGCTATACCTTCATGAAGGTTCACATAAATGCATTATCCACCGCGACATCAAAGCTAGCAACATCCTACTTGATGACAAATGGATCCCCAAGATTGCTGATTTTGGAATGGCTCGACTCTACCCTGAAGATCAAACACATGTTAACACCCGTGTAGCTGGTACTAA TGGCTATATGGCACCAGAGTATGTTATGTATGGACATCTATCGGTGAAGGCTGACGTATTCAGTTTCGGCGTAGTAGTTCTGGAGCTCATAAGTGGCCAGAAGAATTCTAACTTTAACAGAGATCCTGATTCTCGAAGTCTTATTGAATGG GCATACAAGCTTTACAAGAAGGGTAGGAGCTGGGAGATTACGGACCCCGCAATGGCACAATCAGCTATACCTGATGAGATAGCAATGTACGTACAGATTGGCTTATTATGCACTCAATCCGATCCACCACTACGCCCGACCATGCAGCAGGTAGTGGTGATGCTATCAAAGAATCCCGGTTCTCTTGATAAAGAACCAACACGACCTGGATATCCCGGTTCAAGAATTAGATCTCGCAGACCGGGTGGATCATCTCATACAGGTGGAACCTCTGCTGCATCCAATCCTTCTACATTCAGCTACACATCGTCTGGTAGCCACACGGTTAGTGCAACTGCAAGTACTTCCACACTTTCTAGACAGAGAATGGACCCTCATGGAAAACGTCCTATGATAGATTAG